One Ogataea parapolymorpha DL-1 chromosome VI, whole genome shotgun sequence DNA window includes the following coding sequences:
- a CDS encoding Pre-mRNA branch site p14-like protein — protein sequence MSLFRNQFEFPIILVKNLPYDVKPAELYEIFGKFGNIHEIRLGADKELKGQALVVYTNYRSCQTALDKMKGFNLNGRYIICSLYQVEKSTAMELREKVKENNKADQ from the coding sequence aTGAGTCTGTTTCGCAACCAGTTCGAGTTCCCGATCATACTGGTGAAAAATCTACCGTACGATGTGAAGCCCGCGGAACTGTACGAGATATTTGGCAAGTTTGGCAACATCCACGAGATTCGGCTCGGCGCagacaaggagctcaagggACAGGCTCTCGTGGTGTACACCAACTATAGGAGCTGCCAGACGGCACTAGACAAGATGAAGGGCTTCAATCTGAACGGCAGATACATCATTTGTTCGTTATACCAGGTGGAAAAATCCACAGCTATGGAGTTGCGCGAGAAGGTGAAGGAAAACAACAAGGCGGACCAGTGA
- a CDS encoding Plasma membrane associated protein phosphatase involved in the general stress response translates to MSFLSALFCCFDNQETERRETVVAYPKLSATQSNLQKALNNKPSNTQLSKKSMNAPTTDRPRQPTAQDANAHDPNEHATLKQNAVTEITDLKDYTDSSKDDDTLNQIAEAPDHQTQALQKQAVPRSMDPLPTTNPSSDVSEASDLIEDEEEDAVSNEEELDEDQLADLDLTRIQTDQVVAASGWLLDPPPSHLQGRKCLVLDLDETLVHSSFKYIRHSDFVIPVEIENQMHNVYVIKRPGVDEFLKRCGELYEVVVFTASVSRYGDPLLDILDVHKSVHHRLFRESCYNYQGNYIKNLSQMGRPLKDLIIIDNSPASYIFHPQHSIPISSWFSDTHDCELTDLLPFLEDLANKEVDDVSLVLDVNL, encoded by the coding sequence atgtcgtttttgtcgGCTTTATTCTGCTGTTTTGATAATCAGGAAACAGAGAGACGGGAGACTGTCGTGGCATATCCGAAGCTTTCGGCAACGCAATCTAATTTACAGAAAGCATTGAACAACAAACCATCTAATACACAGCTGTCGAAAAAATCGATGAATGCGCCAACTACTGACCGTCCCAGGCAACCCACTGCTCAGGACGCCAATGCGCATGATCCAAACGAGCACGCCACGTTGAAGCAAAACGCAGTGACGGAAATCACCGATTTGAAGGATTATACAGACAGTTCgaaagacgacgacacGCTAAACCAAATTGCGGAGGCTCCGGACCACCAGACCCAGGCACTACAGAAACAGGCAGTTCCTCGGTCTATGGATCCGCTGCCGACCACAAATCCCTCATCTGACGTGTCTGAAGCAAGCGACTTAATAGAAgatgaggaggaagacgcGGTTtccaacgaggaggagcttgacGAGGATCAACTAGCTGACTTGGATCTCACCAGAATACAAACGGATCAGGTGGTGGCTGCGTCGGGATGGCTGCTAGACCCGCCTCCTTCCCATTTACAAGGCAGAAAATGTCTTGTGCTTGACCTGGATGAGACGCTTGTGCACTCTTCTTTCAAGTACATTCGACATTCAGACTTTGTGATTCCGGTGGAGATTGAAAACCAGATGCACAACGTCTACGTGATCAAGCGGCCAGGTGTTgacgagtttctcaagAGATGCGGAGAGCTGTATGAAGTAGTTGTGTTCACCGCATCTGTGTCACGTTACGGCGATCCTTTGCTGGACATTCTGGACGTGCACAAGTCTGTCCACCACAGGCTTTTCCGGGAGAGTTGCTACAATTACCAAGGAAATTACATCAAGAATCTATCCCAGATGGGAAGGCCATTGAAAGACCTCATCATCATTGACAACTCGCCAGCGTCGTACATTTTCCATCCTCAGCACTCGATTCCGatctccagctggttcagTGACACTCACGACTGCGAGCTCACGGACTTGCTGCCctttttggaagatctCGCCAACAAGGAGGTCGACGACGTGTCTCTTGTTCTGGATGTGAATTTGTGA
- a CDS encoding Translation machinery-associated protein 20, which yields MFKKFSKEDVHTRSNVKSSVQRGLKTRFVEQYPGFEPIIDELVPKKSTVQHYKCEDKIQLYLVDGEVLFYQKFDELLPSLKLVHKYPTLFPRVQVDRGAIKFVLSGANIMCPGLTSKGGWLPEENIPKDTTVVVYAEGKEHALAVGKLLMSTDEIKSVNKDIGIELYHYLGDGLWNFRE from the coding sequence ATGTTCAAGAAATTCTCTAAAGAAGACGTCCACACCCGGTCAAACGTCAAGTCTTCCGTGCAGCGTGGCCTCAAAACGAGGTTTGTGGAGCAATATCCCGGCTTTGAGCCCatcatcgacgagctcgTGCCCAAGAAGTCCACCGTTCAGCACTATAAATGCGAGGACAAAATCCAGCTCTACTTAGTCGATGGAGAGGTGCTGTTTTACCAGAAATTCGACGAATTGCTGCCATCACTCAAGCTCGTGCACAAATATCCTACTCTGTTCCCTAGAGTCCAGGTCGACAGGGGAGCGATCAAATTTGTGCTCTCGGGAGCCAATATTATGTGTCCTGGATTGACCTCCAAAGGAGGCTGGCTGCCGGAGGAGAATATTCCAAAGGACACCACTGTGGTGGTCTACGCCGAAGGGAAGGAGCATGCGTTGGCCGTGGGCAAGCTGCTGATGAGCACGGACGAAATTAAGAGCGTCAACAAAGACATTGGTATTGAGCTGTATCACTACCTTGGGGACGGGCTGTGGAATTTCCGTGAATAG
- a CDS encoding alpha 1,6-mannosyltransferase has translation MSKASPYRGINSTSSTSPKFKKLSIFVGLLLGLILFKFSTSWSINTEDKIVSEYLNNFYKLNPKFRGANPYDAAVTAERLAKFFPYDNSARRIEKSIWQMWKVPSTDPDFPHKELVNKWKNENPTYKYNLLTDDEILEILRIRFKDTVPEVLEAFEMLPNKIIRSDFARYLLIFLNGGVYADIDTDLQKPVDTWFDSDRNVGFVVAVEEDINVENWEHYMTRRIQFEQWTFKAKAKHPILRKLIAKIVETTFQAKKNDKLQAYYKDFKGVDRCASVDIMVWTGPVVWTDTIYAHLNSIPSPTIVDIDHQRDIAGELYGPETGEGDVISWRFFAGLRAPVMIDDVVIYPRASFREDKENNCGKYCYVHHHFGGSWKNNGKGEIKPGMEGYEGEDPNEVEELRKNDVSKRDVIPGESKDVAPVKKLAKRCAYPYTPY, from the coding sequence ATGAGCAAAGCATCGCCTTACAGAGGCATCAACTCGACATCGTCGACGTCTCCAAAGTTTAAAAAACTGTCCATTTTTGTGGGGTTGCTGCTGGGTCTGATTCTGTTCAAattctccaccagctggtctATCAACACGGAGGACAAGATCGTTTCGGAATATCTCAACAACTTCTACAAGCTAAATCCAAAATTCCGCGGTGCCAACCCGTACGACGCGGCAGTCACTGCAGAGAGACTGGCCAAGTTCTTCCCATATGACAACAGTGCCAGAAGAATCGAGAAGAGCATCTGGCAGATGTGGAAGGTGCCTTCCACCGACCCAGACTTCCCTCACAAGGAGCTAGTGAACAAGTGGAAAAATGAGAACCCAACCTACAAATACAACCTGCTGActgacgacgagatctTAGAGATTTTGAGAATCCGGTTCAAAGACACCGTTCCTGAGGTGCTCGAGGCGTTCGAGATGTTGCCAAACAAAATCATCCGGTCCGACTTCGCTAGATACCTGCTGATTTTCCTGAACGGCGGTGTCTACGCAGACATCGACACAGACCTGCAAAAGCCAGTCGACACGTGGTTCGACTCTGATAGAAATGTGGGATTTGTGGTTGCCGTCGAGGAGGACATCAACGTGGAGAACTGGGAGCACTACATGACCAGAAGAATCCAGTTTGAGCAGTGGACATTCAAGGCCAAGGCAAAACATCCTATTTTGAGAAAGCTGATTGCAAAGATCGTCGAAACCACTTtccaggccaagaagaacgaCAAACTGCAGGCTTACTACAAAGATTTCAAAGGCGTCGATAGATGTGCTTCCGTGGATATCATGGTGTGGACCGGTCCTGTTGTGTGGACAGACACTATCTATGCGCACCTGAACTCGATCCCAAGCCCAACGATTGTCGACATAGACCACCAAAGAGACATTGCGGGAGAGCTCTATGGCCCTGAGACCGGAGAAGGAGACGTGATTTCGTGGAGATTCTTTGCTGGTTTAAGAGCTCCTGTGAtgatcgacgacgtggTCATTTATCCAAGGGCCTCCTTCAGAgaggacaaggagaacaaTTGCGGAAAATACTGCTACGTTCACCACCACTTTGGAGGatcctggaaaaacaaCGGAAAGGGCGAGATCAAGCCAGGCATGGAGGGATACGAAGGAGAGGATCCAAACGAAGTGGAAGAGCTCAGAAAGAACGATGTCAGCAAGAGGGACGTTATTCCTGGTGAGTCTAAAGACGTTGCTCCGGTGAAGAAGCTTGCCAAGAGATGTGCGTACCCATACACTCCTTACTAG
- a CDS encoding Apyrase with wide substrate specificity: MVSDNYGIVVDSGSSGSRIQIYKWKDPAGLQNESKDPAILSSVPQIVQEDKWTYKIDKGLSTFADHPEDVWEDHFEPLIKYAEQIVPEDKLASTPIFVQATAGMRLVPEKQREKVLKNVCKALKEETHFQIDKCDDHVQVIDGETEGLYGWIGLNYLKGKLNQYDPKVPISDHDSYGFMDMGGASTQIAFVPSNAVELEQHKNDLYEVSLRNVNGEIQRWPVFVSTWLGFGANEARKRHLKNLITALPEGVNYDKDGDSTYDIFDPCSPKNMQIKQELNGITYEITGLGDYKTCMKHVYPLLLKHLPCKEDPCLFNGVHAPTIDFEKDKFIGVSEYWYTANDVFHMGGAYNFKKFEERLKEFCEQDWEQIELNFKNKQYGSNIPEAILRDSCFKASWVVNVLHEGFGLPRIGFETGDLSEEEVEKLNKQDTEHIPFQSANQIDGADLSWTLGKIVLYASSQVPSNDGVPVGVLPGESAQTAIGSAVKPTPSVAATDSLNGYFAMMVGVLLLAFLGYGFFTKKFTHSKFLPRKALNGVQASSIRRFQQQCSNKISSKLKSFRHASMVADEEATMYEDQLTPKLPKRASSASIPQNANFHTLRTRSTLNLSDIQSEVPQFARSTSANSLPGKIGSSAQLDKQGLHFDFMSKKYNKYVNRSTSPNRGVPFPQALGLSSGSQVELKTSIKSKASD, encoded by the coding sequence ATGGTTTCTGACAACTACGGGATAGTTGTGGATTCCGGGTCTTCAGGCTCGCGGATCCAGATATACAAATGGAAAGACCCTGCTGGTCTTCAGAACGAGTCCAAGGACCCAGCCATTTTGTCATCTGTGCCCCAGATTGTGCAGGAAGACAAGTGGACCtacaaaatcgacaaggGGCTTTCAACGTTTGCGGATCATCCTGAGGACGTGTGGGAGGACCATTTCGAACCTCTGATCAAATACGCTGAGCAGATCGTTCCAGAAGACAAGCTGGCATCTACGCCCATCTTTGTTCAGGCCACAGCAGGAATGCGACTTGTTCCTGAGAAACAGCGTGAaaaggtgctgaaaaacgtgTGCAAGGCGCTGAAGGAGGAGACACATTTCCAGATAGATAAATGCGACGATCACGTGCAGGTGATTGACGGCGAGACAGAGGGTTTATATGGCTGGATCGGACTCAACTATCTGAAGGGAAAGCTGAATCAGTACGATCCAAAAGTCCCTATCTCTGACCACGACTCCTATGGGTTTATGGATATGGGTGGAGCGTCCACGCAGATAGCATTTGTTCCCTCAAATGCAGTGGAATTGGAGCAGCACAAAAATGATCTGTACGAGgtgagtttgagaaatgTGAATGGAGAAATACAGCGCTGGCCTGTGTTTGTGTCCACATGGCTGGGATTTGGAGCCAACGAAGCCCGCAAGAGACATCTGAAGAATCTAATTACGGCTCTTCCCGAAGGCGTGAACTACGACAAGGATGGAGACAGCACGTACgatatttttgatccaTGTTCTCCCAAAAACATgcagatcaaacaggagCTGAACGGCATCACTTACGAGATTACCGGTCTGGGAGACTACAAAACGTGTATGAAACACGTTTACCCGCTTTTGCTGAAACACCTGCCCTGTAAGGAAGATCCGTGTCTCTTCAACGGGGTGCACGCACCTACCATCGATTTCGAGAAAGACAAGTTTATCGGAGTGAGCGAGTACTGGTACACTGCCAACGATGTGTTCCACATGGGAGGAGCTTATAATttcaagaagtttgaggagagACTGAAAGAGTTCTGCGAGCAGGATTGGGAGCAAATTGAGCTGAACTTTAAGAACAAACAGTACGGAAGCAACATTCCAGAAGCCATCCTCAGAGACTCGTGTTTCAAGGCAAGTTGGGTGGTCAACGTGCTTCATGAGGGCTTCGGGCTGCCGAGAATAGGGTTTGAGACTGGCGATCTGTCTGAAGAGGAAgtggaaaagctcaacaagcaaGACACTGAGCATATTCCGTTTCAGAGTGCAAACCAGATTGACGGAGCAGATCTCTCGTGGACACTGGGAAAGATTGTTCTCTATGCCTCGTCGCAAGTACCGTCCAACGATGGTGTTCCTGTTGGTGTGCTGCCGGGAGAAAGTGCACAGACCGCGATCGGCAGTGCGGTCAAACCCACACCCAGCGTTGCCGCAACGGACTCGCTTAATGGCTATTTTGCAATGATGGTCGGGGTTTTGTTATTGGCATTTTTAGGGTACGGCTTCTTTACCAAGAAGTTCACGCATTCTAAGTTTCTCCCGAGGAAAGCACTCAATGGAGTCCAGGCGAGTTCAATTAGAAGATTCCAACAACAATGCTCCAACAAAATCAGCTCCAAGCTGAAGTCGTTCAGACACGCATCTATGGTCGCCGATGAGGAGGCGACTATGTACGAGGACCAACTTACGCCgaagctgccaaaacgCGCTTCTTCCGCCTCGATTCCGCAAAATGCCAATTTTCACACGCTCAGAACACGCTCTACACTGAACCTCTCCGACATCCAGTCAGAAGTTCCTCAATTTGCGCGGTCCACGTCTGCAAACTCGTTACCTGGCAAGATCGGATCGAGCGCTCAGCTCGACAAACAGGGGCTGCATTTTGACTTCATGAgcaaaaaatacaacaaATACGTCAACCGGTCTACTTCACCAAACAGAGGTGTTCCATTCCCGCAGGCTCTGGGCCTGTCGAGCGGGTCGCAGgtggagctcaagacaTCAATCAAAAGTAAAGCCAGCGACTAG
- a CDS encoding Nuclear GTP-binding protein NUG1, with protein MRVKKPTSKRTTTRMREGIKKKAAAQRRKERKHAKKDPTWKSRHKKDLGIPASFPYKDQIITHIETTKRIEQEEREKQKLLKKTETTHDEEMMSEDDEEQEDGGNHLAALLESAEKAAEEFSGQGDIEPMEEEELEVNEYEITLSDDEEYTSQQEKSRKQFDKIFKSVVEASDVVLYVLDARDPEGTRSRKVEEAVLQNSGKRLIFVVNKVDLIPDENLKSWLEYLKQSFPTIPLKASNTATNAQSFNRKLTQAASAATLLQALKSYSQKSNLKRAVVVGVIGYPNVGKSSVINALTSRHGGSSSVCPVGNQAGVTTSLREVKIDNKLKILDSPGIVFPDSKKKSKAQQEAELILLNAIPPRQITDPVPAVTLLLKRLAKNSQMAESFKNLYQLPPLPSHDLNEFTKQVLIHVARKQGRLGKFGVPNLHAAGLTILNDWRDGKIIGWTVPKPREEAKNISSVSSLSAPAKVEQTTIVKDWAKEFDLDTLFAEVGV; from the coding sequence ATGCGTGTGAAAAAGCCGACCTCCAAGAGAACTACCACCCGCATGCGGGAGGgtatcaagaagaaggctGCTGCGCAGAGGAGAAAGGAGAGAAAGCACGCAAAGAAGGACCCTACCTGGAAATCGAGACATAAAAAAGACCTAGGAATCCCTGCAAGCTTCCCCTACAAAGATCAAATTATCACCCATATTGAAACCACGAAGAGAATTGAGCAGgaagagagagaaaagcagaaactgtTGAAGAAGACTGAAACTACGCACGACGAGGAAATGATGAGCgaggatgacgaggagcaggaagatGGAGGCAACCATCTGGCAGCACTGCTGGAATCCGCCGAAAAAGCTGCCGAGGAGTTTTCTGGACAAGGGGACATCGAACCAAtggaagaggaagagcttgaggtGAACGAGTACGAGATCACGCTGAGTGACGACGAAGAGTACACAAGCCAGCAGGAGAAGTCCAGAAAGCAGTTTGACAAAATTTTCAAGTCTGTGGTCGAGGCATCGGACGTGGTGTTGTATGTCTTGGATGCACGGGATCCAGAGGGAACACGTTCGCGAAAAGTGGAGGAGGCGGTGTTACAGAATTCAGGAAAGAGACTGATTTTTGTGGTGAACAAGGTTGACCTGATTCCAGACGAGAACTTGAAGTCCTGGCTGGAGTATCTGAAACAGTCTTTCCCTACCATTCCTCTGAAGGCAAGCAATACAGCCACCAACGCCCAATCGTTCAACCGGAAGCTGACGCAAGCAGCCTCAGCCGCGACTCTTTTGCAGGCTCTGAAATCGTACTCGCAAAAATCGAACTTGAAAAGAGCCGTTGTGGTGGGCGTTATTGGATACCCTAACGTTGGAAAATCGTCCGTGATAAACGCATTGACGTCGAGACATGGCGGATCGTCGTCTGTGTGTCCCGTTGGAAACCAGGCGGGAGTGACAACCTCGCTCAGAGAGGTGAAGATCGATAATaagctcaagatcctcGATTCTCCGGGAATTGTGTTCCCTGACtcgaagaaaaagagcaagGCCCAGcaggaggccgagctgaTTCTTCTTAATGCCATTCCACCACGACAGATTACCGACCCAGTGCCTGCAGTGACGCTGTTGCTCAAGAGGCTGGCTAAGAACTCGCAGATGGCTGAAAGTTTCAAGAATCTGTACCAGCTGCCTCCTTTGCCGTCGCATGACTTAAACGAGTTCACGAAACAGGTGCTGATTCATGTGGCGAGAAAACAGGGCCGTCTCGGTAAGTTTGGTGTGCCTAATTTACATGCTGCCGGACTAACCATTCTCAACGACTGGAGAGACGGCAAAATCATCGGTTGGACTGTTCCAAAGCCTCGCGAAGAAGCCAAGAACATCAGCAGCGTCAGCAGTCTCTCTGCTCCGGCCAAGGTGGAACAGACTACGATTGTCAAAGACTGGGCCAAAGAGTTCGACCTGGACACGCTATTCGCGGAGGTCGGAGTCTAA
- a CDS encoding Thioredoxin-1: MKVIQSADEFKQATSVSNLVVVDFFATWCGPCKMIAPMLEKFSAEYSSFDFYKVDVDELPEIASQYDVTSMPTILFLKDGKEVKRIIGANPSAIKAFLASQA; the protein is encoded by the coding sequence ATGAAGGTTATCCAATCCGCCGACGAATTCAAGCAAGCCACCTCCGTGTCCAATCTCGTGGTTGTTGACTTCTTTGCTACTTGGTGTGGTCCATGTAAGATGATCGCTCCAATGCTGGAGAAGTTTTCTGCCGAATACAGCAGCTTCGACTTCTACAAGGTCGACGTTGATGAGCTGCCTGAAATCGCCTCTCAGTACGACGTCACTTCCATGCCAACTATTCTCTTCCTCAAGGACGGCAAGGAGGTGAAGAGAATTATCGGTGCTAACCCATCCGCTATCAAGGCTTTCTTGGCTTCCCAGGCTTAA
- a CDS encoding Outer mitochondrial carnitine acetyltransferase, minor ethanol-inducible enzyme, translated as MTTFEYQQTLKKLPIPPLEQTVQKYLDVLKPLQTEHEHAQTIASCRRFLETSGPVLQNQLLEYAKTRDSYIEQFWYDSYLNYDSPVVLNLNPFIMLEDDPTPLRSTQLSRAASLATSSLRFVRALRRNELSVDRLKNGVVLDMDQYPKLFGSSRVPTHTGCVLQTDAQSRHIVVLSRSQFYWFDVMDNNNDLILTEADIKLNLQSIVEDSETTSVRDVAKSSFGVLTTENRRIWAGLREKIVRDPDNAEIVRVLDSALFVVVLDHVEVGNDLTRMAKNFLCGESRLENGVQVGTCTNRWYDKLQLIVTKDAKVGINFEHTGVDGHTVLRFASDIYTDSILRFARTINANSPSLWKSYSPDPATRDPSTFGNVVTSPRKLEWKLTTELSLALRFGETRLSDLINQNEFATLEFKSYGMERIKKMGMSPDAYVQMAFQLAYYALYGKIESTYEPAMTKQFLHGRTEAIRTVSLQSNEFVTKFLDDNVAVRDKVQLLKDACNAHSARTKQCSQGLGQDRHLYALFCIWKRYYSDESLGETSDSDDENTLSDTRDPLKDVSLREIPSIFADAGWDKLNNTIISTSNCGNPSLKLFGFGPVSPNGFGLGYIIKDNSITICASSKHRQTQRFLDTLNSSFLEMEHTYVESLKPDDETSFGTEITNKLNDLRVGRGRKARPAIIRLLGGYDSFEVDPNSDLIKSREQSPEPPFARQKVFTNRDIGKKLRLAEY; from the coding sequence ATGACGACCTTCGAATACCAGCAGACCCTCAAGAAGCTCCCTATCCCGCCGCTCGAACAGACCGTCCAGAAATACCTCGACGTGCTCAAGCCCCTCCAGACGGAGCACGAGCACGCGCAGACGATCGCGAGCTGCCGCCGGTTCCTTGAGACGTCGGGCCCCGTGCTCCAGAACCAACTGCTGGAGTACGCCAAGACCAGAGACTCGTACATCGAGCAGTTTTGGTACGACTCGTACCTGAACTACGACTCGCCCGTCGTGCTGAACCTGAACCCTTTCATCATGCTGGAGGACGATCCTACACCGCTGCGGTCGACGCAGCTGTCGCGTGCCGCGAGCCTGGCCACCTCGAGCCTGCGGTTTGTGCGTGCTCTTCGTCGCAACGAGCTcagcgtcgatcgactcaAGAACGGCGTCGTTCTCGACATGGACCAGTACCCCAAGCTGTTTGGCTCCAGCAGAGTGCCCACGCACACTGGCTGTGTGCTGCAGACCGACGCACAGTCGCGCCACATCGTCGTGCTCAGCCGGTCGCAATTCTACTGGTTTGACGTGATGGACAACAACAACGACCTGATCCTCACCGAGGCTGACATCAAGCTCAATCTGCAGAGCATTGTCGAAGATTCCGAGACGACAAGCGTCCGTGACGTGGCCAAGTCGTCGTTCGGCGTGCTGACGACAGAAAACCGCCGCATCTGGGCCGGTCTGCGCGAGAAAATCGTCCGTGACCCAGACAACGCGGAAATCGTGCGCGTGCTCGACTCGGCGCTCTTCGTTGTCGTTCTGGACCACGTCGAGGTCGGCAACGACCTCACGCGCATGGCGAAAAACTTTCTATGCGGCGAGTCGCGTCTTGAGAACGGAGTCCAGGTCGGAACCTGCACCAACAGATGGTACGACAAGTTGCAGCTTATCGTCACCAAGGACGCCAAAGTCGGCATCAACTTCGAGCACACGGGTGTGGACGGCCACACCGTGCTGCGCTTTGCCTCCGACATCTATACGGACTCGATTCTGCGCTTTGCGCGCACAATCAATGCCAATTCGCCGTCGCTCTGGAAATCGTACTCGCCAGACCCTGCTACCAGAGACCCGTCCACGTTTGGCAACGTGGTGACGTCGCCGCGCAAGCTCGAGTGGAAGCTGACTACAGAGCTGTCGTTGGCGCTACGGTTCGGCGAAACACGGCTCAGCGACCTCATCAACCAGAATGAGTTTGCTACGCTCGAGTTCAAATCGTACGGAATGGAGCGTATCAAGAAAATGGGCATGTCACCCGACGCGTACGTCCAGATGGCGTTCCAGCTCGCGTACTACGCGCTCTACGGCAAGATCGAGTCCACGTACGAGCCGGCCATGACGAAACAGTTCTTACATGGCCGCACAGAGGCCATCCGCACGGTGTCGCTACAGTCGAACGAGTTTGTGACCAAATTCCTCGACGACAACGTGGCGGTGCGCGACAAGGTGCAGCTACTCAAGGACGCCTGCAACGCGCACTCTGCCAGAACCAAGCAGTGCTCTCAGGGACTCGGCCAGGACCGACATCTGTACGCTCTGTTTTGCATCTGGAAAAGATACTACAGCGACGAGAGTCTCGGCGAGACATCGGACtcggacgacgaaaacACGCTCAGCGACACGCGCGACCCGCTCAAAGACGTGTCGTTGCGCGAGATCCCGTCCATTTTTGCGGACGCCGGCTGggacaagctcaacaacacgATCATCTCGACGTCCAACTGCGGCAACCCGTCTTTGAAGCTGTTCGGGTTCGGCCCCGTGTCGCCAAATGGGTTTGGGCTCGGCTATATCATCAAAGACAACTCCATAACTATCTGTGCGTCCTCGAAACATCGCCAGACACAGCGGTTCCTGGACActttgaacagctcgttcCTGGAAATGGAGCACACGTACGTCGAGTCGCTGAAAccggacgacgagaccTCGTTCGGCACCGAGATCACCAACAAACTGAACGACCTGCGTGTGGGACGTGGTCGCAAGGCAAGACCGGCCATCATCCGTCTTCTGGGTGGCTACGACTCGTTTGAGGTGGATCCGAACTCAGACCTCATCAAGTCTCGCGAGCAGTCTCCAGAACCGCCTTTCGCGCGCCAGAAGGTGTTCACCAACAGAGACATCGGCAAGAAGTTGCGGCTTGCCGAGTACTGA
- a CDS encoding 54S ribosomal protein L9, mitochondrial → MYSLILRRLNSTAALPAVSKRQLISPMAVPALKSVAPLPFKSPEAKRLRKRLLDRPGLIGVKRGMTQFYSRNGDRVPATVLEIDQVEVVYNKTVDKNGYYAVQVGYGHKLKNQTKAMLGHYRNAKVSPKETLFEFEVKDENGLVPVGSQLKADHFKPGQFVDVISKTKGKGFSGVMKRWNFSGLPATHGTSLAHRSAGSTGMNTTPARVLPGKKMAGHLGDEWNTIFNLEVLDVNAEKGYILVKGCVSGSNGSYVQIRDALKKYGSHILQDK, encoded by the coding sequence ATGTACAGTCTAATTCTTAGGCGGCTGAACTCGACAGCTGCGCTGCCGGCCGTGTCGAAAAGACAGCTGATCTCGCCGATGGCTGTTCCAGCCCTCAAAAGTGTGGCCCCGCTCCCCTTCAAGAGCCCAGAGGCCAAAAGACTGCGCAAAAGACTCCTCGACAGACCGGGTCTGATTGGCGTCAAGCGCGGCATGACGCAGTTCTACAGCAGAAACGGTGACCGTGTCCCCGCCACGGTCTTGGAAATTGACCAGGTGGAGGTTGTTTACAACAAGACTGTCGACAAAAACGGCTACTATGCTGTGCAGGTTGGATACGGACACAAGCTAAAAAACCAGACAAAGGCCATGTTGGGACACTATAGAAACGCCAAGGTGTCGCCCAAAGAGACTCTGTTTGAATTTGAGGTCAAGGATGAGAACGGCCTTGTTCCCGTTGGCTCGCAGTTGAAAGCAGATCATTTCAAGCCAGGACAGTTCGTGGACGTTATCTCGAAAACCAAAGGTAAAGGGTTTTCTGGTGTGATGAAAAGATGGAACTTTTCGGGTCTTCCGGCCACGCACGGTACGTCTCTGGCCCACAGAAGCGCTGGTTCCACAGGTATGAACACCACGCCTGCCAGAGTGCTGCCGGGTAAGAAGATGGCTGGACATCTGGGAGACGAGTGGAACACGATATTCAACCTCGAGGTTCTGGACGTGAATGCCGAAAAGGGATACATACTTGTCAAGGGATGTGTTTCTGGCTCGAATGGGTCGTACGTTCAGATCAGAGACGCTCTGAAAAAGTATGGTTCGCATATATTGCAGGATAAATAG